A portion of the Edaphobacter bradus genome contains these proteins:
- a CDS encoding dihydrodipicolinate synthase family protein produces MLLEGLFLPLTTPFYPDGRLNLRKLEHNVDRASKTPVAGLVVLSEPGEAAMLSDEETKEALSAAIAVAVETKVMLAGVSRSSVVATLELADVAAGLGYDAVLVKRPSILTAEAASETLTYFRTVADRAAAPVVLYSTKCGPLAVELVAELAGHPQVLGLMDEAADASRVAAIVKATSGVKREVTVTHVFTAVTGRMQVAKAEAGAATFVSAETLTEGRAAVAVAPPKPAIKTRSKTVGFQVLAANTAAMLAGLKAGASGVMPAFAAAAPQACYEVYAAWKDGDLPLAEEKQQHLAAAVAGIEEALGVPGIRYASDLNGYFGGAPRLPLLPLTGAERQAVERLMGGIRN; encoded by the coding sequence ATGCTGCTTGAAGGACTCTTTCTCCCCCTTACGACGCCGTTTTATCCAGACGGCCGCCTGAATCTTCGCAAACTGGAACACAATGTTGACCGCGCATCGAAGACTCCGGTCGCCGGGCTGGTGGTGCTGAGCGAGCCGGGAGAGGCTGCGATGCTCTCCGATGAAGAGACCAAGGAGGCGCTGAGCGCTGCTATTGCAGTGGCGGTGGAGACCAAGGTGATGCTTGCGGGCGTCTCGCGGTCCAGCGTTGTTGCGACGCTTGAGTTGGCGGACGTGGCGGCCGGTCTTGGGTACGACGCCGTTCTGGTGAAGCGGCCTTCGATTCTGACGGCTGAGGCAGCGAGCGAGACGCTGACATACTTCAGGACCGTGGCCGATCGCGCGGCTGCTCCGGTGGTGCTCTATTCGACGAAGTGTGGTCCGCTGGCAGTGGAGTTGGTGGCCGAGCTGGCGGGGCATCCTCAGGTTCTTGGGTTGATGGATGAGGCTGCCGACGCGAGCCGTGTTGCAGCCATCGTGAAGGCGACCTCTGGCGTGAAGCGCGAGGTGACTGTGACGCATGTGTTTACTGCCGTGACGGGGCGGATGCAGGTTGCGAAGGCTGAGGCGGGGGCTGCGACCTTCGTCTCGGCGGAGACCCTGACTGAGGGAAGGGCTGCGGTTGCGGTGGCTCCTCCGAAACCCGCGATCAAGACACGTTCGAAGACAGTCGGATTTCAGGTTCTTGCAGCGAATACGGCGGCGATGCTTGCCGGCCTCAAGGCTGGGGCCTCGGGAGTAATGCCAGCGTTCGCTGCGGCGGCTCCCCAGGCGTGCTACGAGGTCTATGCGGCGTGGAAGGATGGCGACCTTCCGCTCGCCGAAGAGAAGCAGCAGCATCTGGCTGCAGCGGTCGCCGGAATTGAGGAGGCGCTGGGCGTTCCTGGGATCCGGTATGCTTCGGACCTGAATGGGTACTTCGGCGGCGCTCCGCGTCTGCCGCTGCTGCCTCTGACGGGAGCGGAGCGTCAGGCTGTGGAGCGGCTGATGGGCGGGATACGGAACTGA
- a CDS encoding tetratricopeptide repeat protein — MSPHTSRFLPAAPIRLATLALASVLLAPATAAHAVSKDMVQLQTQVQQLQDAVARLQQSNDERMGVLKDLVQQNADSVNKMSTAVGAIQKQLQVQQDAQGTKIDQIAGQVQSLNDSLDEIKARLSRLEKVMQEIQNQQQNMPAPSASGAAPADTSAPPAAAPAPAPAMPPSRKGKPSAGSPVASNDASTLPPAANTAPPADDLYKTALGDYMAAKYTLASSEFGDVIRYYPDNPLAGNASYYQGEIEYRNGKYAAAIKNYDIVLDQYPQSNKVPVSHLHKGQALLQLKQNDAGVRELRTLIQRFPTSPEAMQARSKLNGMGVPITPHH, encoded by the coding sequence ATGAGCCCTCACACATCCCGCTTCCTCCCGGCTGCTCCCATCCGCCTTGCCACTCTCGCTCTCGCGTCTGTGCTGCTCGCGCCTGCCACCGCAGCCCACGCCGTCAGCAAGGACATGGTCCAGCTCCAGACGCAGGTCCAGCAGCTTCAGGACGCCGTCGCGCGCCTCCAGCAGTCCAACGACGAGCGCATGGGCGTGCTCAAGGATCTCGTTCAGCAGAACGCTGACTCCGTGAACAAGATGTCCACTGCCGTCGGCGCTATCCAGAAGCAGCTCCAGGTCCAGCAGGACGCCCAGGGTACCAAGATCGACCAGATCGCGGGCCAGGTCCAGTCCCTCAACGACTCCCTCGACGAGATCAAGGCCCGCCTCAGCCGTCTCGAGAAGGTCATGCAGGAAATCCAGAACCAGCAGCAGAACATGCCCGCTCCGTCAGCCTCAGGCGCGGCTCCTGCTGACACCAGCGCGCCTCCTGCCGCAGCACCGGCACCCGCACCAGCCATGCCGCCCTCACGCAAGGGCAAGCCCTCGGCAGGCTCCCCCGTAGCCTCCAACGACGCCTCCACCCTGCCCCCCGCAGCCAACACCGCTCCCCCCGCAGACGATCTCTACAAGACCGCCCTCGGCGACTATATGGCTGCCAAGTACACCCTCGCCTCCTCAGAGTTCGGCGACGTCATCCGCTACTACCCTGACAATCCGCTAGCCGGCAACGCCTCCTACTACCAGGGCGAGATCGAGTATCGCAACGGCAAGTACGCGGCAGCCATCAAGAACTACGACATTGTTCTCGACCAATATCCGCAGAGCAACAAGGTTCCCGTCTCTCACCTCCACAAGGGCCAGGCCCTGCTCCAGCTCAAGCAGAACGACGCCGGCGTTCGAGAGCTCCGCACCCTCATCCAGCGCTTTCCAACCTCCCCTGAAGCCATGCAGGCCCGCAGCAAGCTGAACGGCATGGGCGTCCCCATCACCCCACACCACTAG
- a CDS encoding OmpA family protein, with protein MSAIQITFRRVLTLAATAIMISAVVGCHKKASGVNPNSLGPAPTPAPAPTATITADPAAIDLGQSVVLNWRTDNATVVTIDGIGEVPANGTQTVTPSNSTNFHLTAKGDSGTTEANVRVTVRVPVAPTPPPANDDMGSEAAFQQNVKDIFYDYDSYDLRPEAHTSVSQAASYLNAHQAIKVVIGGYCDDRGSAEYNLALGENRANSARTALVNAGVAASRLRVISYGKEKQFCTDENESCWQKNRRAQFSLDR; from the coding sequence ATGAGCGCAATACAGATCACGTTCCGCAGAGTCCTTACGTTGGCAGCAACCGCAATCATGATCAGTGCTGTCGTTGGTTGTCACAAGAAGGCAAGCGGAGTTAACCCCAACAGCCTTGGTCCGGCGCCCACCCCTGCTCCCGCTCCTACGGCAACCATCACGGCTGACCCCGCGGCCATCGACCTCGGCCAGTCTGTAGTTCTCAACTGGCGCACCGACAACGCAACCGTCGTCACCATCGACGGCATCGGCGAAGTTCCCGCCAACGGAACCCAGACAGTAACCCCGTCCAACTCGACCAACTTCCATCTCACCGCCAAAGGCGACAGCGGAACCACCGAGGCCAACGTCCGTGTCACCGTCCGCGTCCCTGTCGCGCCCACTCCGCCGCCGGCCAACGACGACATGGGCAGCGAGGCCGCTTTCCAGCAGAACGTGAAAGATATCTTCTACGACTACGACAGCTACGACCTGCGCCCCGAAGCTCACACCTCCGTCTCGCAAGCCGCTTCGTACCTCAATGCGCACCAGGCTATTAAGGTCGTGATCGGCGGCTACTGCGACGATCGCGGCTCGGCCGAGTACAACCTCGCCCTCGGCGAAAACCGCGCCAACTCGGCCCGTACCGCCCTGGTCAACGCCGGCGTCGCGGCCAGCCGCCTGCGCGTTATCTCCTACGGCAAGGAAAAGCAGTTCTGCACCGACGAGAATGAGAGCTGCTGGCAGAAGAACCGTCGTGCGCAGTTCTCGCTCGACCGCTAA
- a CDS encoding translocation protein TolB: MTFHPLRPHTASPVRQPSLLLAALTILFVASTALHAQDWFKTETSTGVANIRIAVADFKATLADPQTTPLKRTFDTTLYNDLATAGIFDIVSKSLLPQLTPGAPAEINLTQWSNAPASAAMVAFGAFSVQNNRAVVSGFLFDAKNTQYPQVLAKQYNEDATEDSARQIAHRFADEIIFRLGGGIPGIAETKIYYVKIVGNGDKEIWEMDYDGANQHPVTHLGTVSISPRVSPDNTRLAFSSLGRDGFQIRMYSLVLSRMVAFPSVGGTNLSPAWSPDGRNLAFSSSRSGDPEIWIGDANGGGSHRVTSFRGPDVSPVFNPKTGAQLAWISGRSGLPQLYMMDTDGSAVSRLTDTGYATSPSWSPNGQFITFAWDRKYGPGAPGGQDIYVIEVAAGSSGAHRWIQITHDSGRCDFPSWSPDGRHIVYANSADGKAAHTRIWTMLADGTQRRPLTSPGADMPNWSWK, from the coding sequence ATGACATTTCATCCGCTTCGACCTCACACTGCTTCTCCAGTACGGCAACCAAGTCTATTGCTCGCAGCGCTGACCATCCTGTTTGTCGCAAGCACGGCTCTCCATGCGCAGGACTGGTTCAAGACTGAGACCTCCACCGGCGTAGCCAACATTCGCATCGCCGTCGCAGACTTCAAAGCGACCCTCGCTGACCCGCAGACCACCCCGCTCAAGCGCACCTTCGACACCACCCTCTACAACGACCTCGCCACCGCAGGCATCTTCGACATCGTCTCCAAGAGCCTCCTCCCGCAATTGACGCCAGGTGCACCCGCTGAGATTAACCTCACGCAGTGGTCTAACGCGCCGGCCTCTGCCGCCATGGTTGCCTTCGGTGCCTTCAGCGTTCAGAACAATCGCGCCGTCGTCAGCGGCTTCCTCTTCGACGCCAAGAACACCCAGTACCCCCAGGTCCTCGCCAAGCAGTACAACGAGGACGCCACCGAAGACTCCGCCCGCCAGATCGCCCACCGCTTCGCCGACGAGATCATCTTCCGCCTCGGCGGTGGCATCCCCGGCATCGCCGAGACCAAGATCTACTACGTCAAAATCGTGGGCAACGGCGACAAGGAGATCTGGGAGATGGATTACGACGGCGCCAACCAGCATCCCGTCACCCACCTCGGAACCGTCTCCATCTCACCCCGCGTCTCGCCCGACAACACACGTCTCGCCTTCTCCTCCCTCGGCCGCGACGGATTCCAGATCCGCATGTACTCACTGGTCCTCAGCCGCATGGTCGCCTTCCCCTCGGTTGGCGGGACCAATCTCTCCCCAGCCTGGTCGCCTGACGGCCGCAACCTGGCCTTCTCCTCCTCACGTAGCGGAGACCCCGAGATATGGATCGGCGACGCCAACGGCGGCGGCTCCCATCGCGTCACCAGCTTTCGTGGCCCTGACGTCTCGCCCGTCTTCAATCCCAAGACCGGCGCGCAACTCGCCTGGATCAGCGGCCGCTCCGGTCTTCCTCAGCTCTACATGATGGACACCGACGGCTCTGCCGTAAGCCGGCTCACCGACACCGGCTACGCCACCTCGCCCTCATGGTCGCCCAACGGCCAGTTCATCACCTTCGCCTGGGACCGCAAATACGGTCCCGGAGCCCCCGGCGGGCAGGACATCTACGTCATCGAAGTCGCGGCCGGCTCCAGCGGCGCCCACCGCTGGATTCAGATAACCCACGACTCCGGCCGCTGCGACTTCCCGTCATGGTCCCCCGATGGCCGCCACATCGTCTACGCAAACTCAGCCGACGGCAAAGCCGCCCACACCCGCATCTGGACAATGCTTGCCGATGGCACACAGCGCCGTCCGCTCACGAGTCCCGGAGCCGATATGCCAAACTGGAGTTGGAAGTAA
- a CDS encoding TonB family protein, protein MASSLKLSPHGDSYDDHFGGSFAGSLILHAAVTGAIIGLAWFHLRGAQWGEQASTAGAIQATMVASIPLPPKQRDLDTGVLTSEAPSPAPITAKEKTEPPPKPDEVPIPEKITKPIKPAEKPTPAPPKHPQPAPEQPTKATTGETAGIRIPQATMELKNGTASVAVQDRAFGSRFAYYVNIVNRAVAQNWYTQEADPRASAGKSVTVLFDINRDGTPSNPRIETRSGSPSLDQSALRAVQRVEGFGPLPAGSQITVEYTFHYTQP, encoded by the coding sequence ATGGCCTCCTCGCTCAAACTCAGCCCCCACGGCGACTCCTACGACGACCACTTCGGCGGCTCGTTCGCCGGCAGCCTCATCCTCCACGCTGCCGTCACCGGAGCCATCATCGGCCTCGCCTGGTTTCACCTCCGCGGCGCCCAGTGGGGCGAGCAGGCCTCCACCGCCGGAGCCATCCAGGCCACCATGGTCGCCTCCATTCCGCTGCCTCCGAAGCAGCGTGATCTCGACACAGGAGTTCTCACCTCCGAAGCCCCGAGCCCCGCGCCCATCACGGCCAAAGAGAAGACCGAGCCGCCACCCAAGCCCGACGAAGTCCCCATCCCCGAAAAAATCACCAAACCCATCAAGCCGGCTGAGAAGCCCACGCCAGCGCCACCCAAGCACCCGCAGCCAGCGCCTGAGCAGCCCACCAAGGCCACCACCGGCGAGACCGCAGGCATCCGCATCCCGCAGGCCACTATGGAGCTCAAAAACGGCACCGCCAGTGTAGCCGTGCAGGACCGCGCCTTCGGCTCGCGCTTCGCCTACTACGTCAACATCGTCAACCGCGCCGTCGCTCAGAACTGGTACACCCAGGAGGCCGACCCCCGCGCCTCAGCCGGCAAGAGCGTCACCGTCCTCTTCGACATCAACCGCGACGGCACGCCCTCCAACCCGCGCATCGAGACTCGCAGCGGCTCACCCTCGCTCGACCAGTCCGCCCTCCGCGCCGTACAGCGCGTCGAAGGCTTCGGCCCTCTGCCCGCTGGCAGCCAGATCACCGTCGAATACACCTTCCACTACACACAACCGTAG
- a CDS encoding ExbD/TolR family protein — MAFSSKGHTQTTLAEINITPLVDVVLVLLLIFMLTAPVLQSGIDVAIPKTRSVNQVTEERMVVTIDKEQNVFLQDKPVNVNQLPSILKSTGKGDPAKRVIYLRADERVPFGAFASVMDAVKLAGITNISIVTRPIENK; from the coding sequence ATGGCCTTCTCCTCCAAAGGACACACCCAGACCACGCTCGCCGAGATCAACATCACACCTCTCGTCGACGTCGTCCTCGTGCTCCTGCTCATCTTCATGCTGACGGCTCCTGTCCTGCAGTCCGGCATCGACGTCGCCATTCCCAAGACGCGGTCCGTCAATCAAGTCACCGAAGAGCGCATGGTCGTCACCATCGACAAGGAGCAGAACGTCTTTCTCCAGGACAAACCTGTCAACGTGAACCAGCTCCCCAGCATCCTCAAAAGCACTGGCAAAGGCGACCCCGCCAAACGCGTCATCTATCTCCGCGCCGACGAGCGCGTTCCCTTCGGGGCCTTCGCCTCCGTCATGGACGCCGTCAAGCTGGCCGGCATCACCAACATCAGCATCGTCACCCGGCCCATCGAGAATAAGTAG
- a CDS encoding MotA/TolQ/ExbB proton channel family protein, whose protein sequence is MVSILALALAFFQDDTAAAPPPAPSSSALAEMIHNSGPVAFTVLVILLLCSIFSWAIMFSKWSSFSRAHTQGLRFIRAFRKSSRLSEIAAVADQFKPSPLVAVFNEIHDEYQRQNSGRGLPRNPVALERAAQTAASEALTAMESRMTWLATIAAIAPFIGLFGTVMGIIDAFHGLGQAGSATLRAVAPGISEALITTAAGLAVAIPAVVGYNQLTARLREFAARMDDFGRELLNAIENAAMLTPPQQPQPPAATYAPIEEPRRRSF, encoded by the coding sequence ATGGTTTCTATCCTCGCCCTTGCACTGGCCTTCTTTCAGGACGACACAGCCGCAGCCCCTCCCCCGGCTCCCAGCAGCAGTGCTCTGGCTGAGATGATTCACAACAGCGGCCCCGTCGCCTTCACGGTGCTCGTCATCCTTCTCCTCTGCAGCATCTTCTCCTGGGCCATCATGTTCTCCAAGTGGTCCAGCTTCTCGAGGGCGCACACTCAGGGCCTGCGCTTCATCCGCGCCTTCCGAAAATCCAGCCGCCTGAGCGAGATTGCCGCCGTCGCCGATCAGTTCAAGCCCAGTCCGCTCGTCGCTGTCTTCAACGAGATCCACGACGAGTACCAGCGCCAGAACAGTGGCCGCGGACTCCCGCGCAACCCCGTCGCCCTCGAGCGCGCCGCCCAGACCGCAGCCTCCGAAGCCCTCACCGCCATGGAGAGCCGCATGACCTGGCTCGCCACCATTGCTGCCATCGCTCCCTTTATCGGCCTATTCGGAACCGTCATGGGAATCATCGACGCCTTCCACGGCCTCGGCCAGGCAGGCTCCGCCACGCTACGCGCCGTCGCCCCCGGAATCTCCGAAGCCCTCATCACCACCGCCGCCGGCCTCGCCGTCGCCATCCCCGCCGTCGTCGGCTACAACCAGCTCACCGCCCGCCTCCGCGAATTCGCCGCGCGCATGGACGACTTCGGCCGCGAGCTCCTCAACGCCATCGAGAACGCCGCCATGCTGACCCCGCCGCAACAGCCTCAGCCGCCCGCGGCCACTTACGCTCCCATTGAAGAACCCCGCCGGAGGAGCTTCTAG
- the recN gene encoding DNA repair protein RecN: MLLELRAENYAVIDRAVASFGTGLNLLTGETGAGKSILIDALVLLLGGKASSDVVRHGAEKAVVGCVFEMTPGAGEILEANGIDVEEEQVLLRREILANGKGRVFVNNQPATVGVLRQLAPELALVHAQSETLSSFDQAQQRGLLDRFGAIATDAVAAAFAAWRATTDRLEELQSAEQDRLRMADLWRFQSREIEQAGLSSEDEDVQLEAEKRVLGNSERLFTAAMSAHELLYESESSAETTLGAALKHVEELARFDARFAEPAQQLAAAKAIVEDVDAGVRDFADTINASPGRLEEIEDRLATLDRLKRKYGQTLAEVMAFGTEASQKLAEVENRDALLVELKAKQEKDAAAYETAAAALTAARADAAKRLEKLAVAQINDLAMNVKFHVRVKAEKALERWAAHGWDEVECLIATNAGEPVKPLHEIASGGEMSRVMLALKVTVEEGVAGGGRKKKTPLPRTLVFDEIDIGIGGRAAEAVGRKLKTLSKGQQVLCITHLPQIAAFGDQHLLIEKTEKRGRTQTDVRVMEEAERTQEIARMLSGAKLTETSLRHAEQLIESSR; encoded by the coding sequence ATGCTGCTGGAGTTGCGCGCGGAAAACTATGCTGTGATCGATCGTGCGGTCGCTTCGTTTGGGACTGGACTGAATCTTCTGACGGGCGAGACGGGCGCGGGGAAGTCGATCCTGATCGATGCGCTGGTGCTCCTGCTGGGAGGGAAGGCCTCTTCTGATGTCGTGCGGCATGGCGCGGAGAAGGCGGTTGTGGGGTGTGTCTTCGAGATGACGCCGGGCGCGGGGGAGATCCTTGAGGCGAATGGAATCGACGTTGAGGAAGAGCAGGTTTTGCTGCGGCGCGAAATTCTGGCCAACGGCAAGGGACGGGTGTTTGTGAACAATCAGCCGGCGACGGTGGGAGTGCTGCGGCAACTGGCTCCGGAGCTGGCGCTGGTGCATGCGCAGAGCGAGACGCTGAGCTCGTTCGACCAGGCGCAGCAGAGAGGGTTGTTGGACCGGTTCGGTGCGATTGCGACGGATGCAGTTGCGGCGGCGTTTGCCGCCTGGCGCGCGACGACGGACAGGCTGGAGGAGTTGCAGTCGGCTGAGCAGGACCGGCTGCGGATGGCTGACCTGTGGCGGTTTCAGAGCAGGGAGATCGAGCAGGCCGGGTTGAGCTCCGAAGACGAGGACGTGCAGCTTGAGGCCGAGAAGCGCGTGCTCGGCAACTCGGAGAGGCTCTTTACGGCGGCGATGAGTGCGCATGAGCTGCTGTATGAGAGCGAAAGCTCAGCCGAGACGACGCTGGGGGCGGCGCTGAAGCATGTGGAGGAGTTGGCGCGGTTCGACGCGCGGTTTGCGGAGCCGGCGCAGCAGTTGGCCGCGGCCAAGGCGATTGTGGAGGATGTCGACGCGGGAGTCAGGGACTTCGCGGACACGATCAACGCCTCTCCGGGGAGACTGGAGGAGATCGAGGACCGGTTGGCAACGCTGGATCGACTGAAGCGAAAGTATGGGCAGACGTTGGCGGAGGTGATGGCGTTTGGCACGGAGGCTTCGCAGAAGCTGGCCGAGGTGGAGAACCGCGATGCGCTGCTGGTTGAACTGAAGGCGAAGCAAGAGAAGGACGCAGCGGCGTATGAGACGGCAGCGGCGGCGTTGACGGCCGCGCGTGCTGACGCAGCCAAGCGGCTGGAGAAGCTGGCCGTTGCGCAGATCAATGATCTGGCCATGAATGTGAAGTTTCATGTGCGAGTGAAGGCGGAAAAGGCACTCGAGCGCTGGGCGGCGCATGGATGGGACGAGGTGGAGTGCCTGATTGCGACGAATGCGGGGGAGCCGGTGAAGCCGCTGCATGAGATTGCCTCGGGCGGCGAGATGTCGCGGGTGATGCTGGCGCTGAAGGTGACGGTGGAGGAAGGCGTCGCTGGGGGTGGGAGGAAGAAGAAGACTCCGCTGCCGCGGACGCTGGTGTTTGATGAGATCGATATTGGGATTGGTGGGCGAGCGGCTGAGGCCGTGGGGAGAAAGCTGAAGACGCTTTCGAAGGGACAGCAGGTGTTGTGCATTACGCATCTGCCGCAGATTGCTGCGTTTGGCGACCAGCATCTGCTGATTGAGAAGACTGAGAAGCGCGGGCGGACGCAGACGGATGTCCGGGTGATGGAAGAGGCCGAGCGGACGCAGGAGATTGCCCGGATGCTGAGCGGGGCGAAGCTGACAGAGACAAGTCTTAGGCACGCGGAGCAGTTGATCGAAAGCAGCCGCTGA
- a CDS encoding 4-hydroxy-3-methylbut-2-enyl diphosphate reductase — translation MTTTLDQAAVTGANTSSKTKRVLLLKPRGFCAGVVRAIDIVRIALETFGAPIYVRKEIVHNSYVVNDLSKKGAIFVNELDEVPEGARVIYSAHGVSPAVRERAKERGLKVVDATCPLVTKVHVEAIKFAKQGYSLVLVGHRDHEEVEGTQGEAPDVTQVVSTVAEVEALVVPDPNKVAYLTQTTLSLDEAKYMINALKKKFPNIVGPHAQDICYATENRQTAVKNVAHGADVVLVVGSRNSSNSNRLVEVSQNLGTNSFLIDKAEDIQPLWLNGADTVAVTAGASAPEVLVQDVVAYLQAKGYDSVDEVEVMPENVRFGLPPEIVQAIASAPPVAR, via the coding sequence GTGACGACGACTCTTGACCAGGCAGCCGTAACCGGCGCGAACACCTCTTCCAAGACAAAACGAGTTCTTCTTCTCAAGCCCCGTGGCTTCTGCGCCGGTGTGGTGCGTGCAATCGATATCGTGCGTATTGCGCTGGAGACATTTGGCGCGCCGATCTATGTGCGCAAGGAGATTGTGCATAACAGTTATGTGGTCAATGACTTGTCGAAGAAGGGCGCAATCTTCGTCAATGAGTTGGATGAAGTTCCTGAGGGAGCGCGGGTTATCTACTCGGCGCATGGCGTCTCGCCGGCGGTGCGTGAGCGCGCGAAGGAACGCGGTCTGAAGGTGGTGGATGCGACCTGCCCGCTGGTGACAAAGGTCCACGTGGAGGCGATCAAGTTCGCCAAGCAAGGGTATTCGCTGGTGCTGGTGGGGCATCGCGATCACGAAGAGGTCGAGGGAACGCAGGGTGAGGCCCCGGATGTGACGCAGGTGGTTTCGACTGTGGCTGAGGTCGAGGCGTTGGTGGTGCCGGACCCGAACAAGGTGGCGTACCTGACGCAGACGACGCTTTCGCTGGATGAAGCGAAGTACATGATCAATGCGCTGAAAAAGAAGTTTCCCAATATTGTGGGTCCGCACGCGCAGGACATCTGCTATGCGACGGAGAACCGCCAGACGGCGGTGAAGAATGTGGCGCATGGCGCTGATGTTGTACTGGTGGTGGGTTCGCGGAACAGCTCGAACTCGAACCGATTGGTTGAGGTTTCCCAAAACCTCGGGACGAACTCGTTTTTGATCGACAAGGCGGAGGACATTCAGCCCCTGTGGCTGAATGGGGCCGATACGGTAGCGGTGACGGCTGGTGCGTCCGCGCCGGAGGTTCTGGTGCAGGATGTCGTCGCGTATTTGCAGGCCAAGGGTTACGACTCTGTTGATGAAGTAGAAGTGATGCCCGAAAACGTACGCTTCGGCCTTCCGCCGGAGATCGTCCAAGCCATTGCGTCCGCTCCTCCGGTGGCCCGGTAG